Part of the Salvelinus sp. IW2-2015 unplaced genomic scaffold, ASM291031v2 Un_scaffold6400, whole genome shotgun sequence genome is shown below.
aatatattcaccccacccaagTATTGTAAATCAAAACTTATAAAGAAAGCATGTAGTCCCTTGGCTTCATGTAGTCCTTCACATTAAAGCCATGTAGTCTTCATTAATCCCATGGAAAAATTCtgggaaatttaccggaaagtttccgacccatTGAACCCTACCCGTAACTAATGCTTCTCGTGACTTTGAGAAAGGAGCTTGAAAGAATGTTGTTACTTCTCTGCTATAGTTACATAAGAATAGAACCTGTGAAAGGAAATGGTATTCTCTAGCAACATACATCCTGTAGCAACGTACAATCCTGTAGCACAACAAGGCTGGAGACAAACTTAAACAGAGAAGCTAAACCGTTGTTTTGTTCAATGGCTAACCATTGGTGTCTCCAATTATCATGTAAAGTAAACTTATGATAATAAGTTATAGTTCGTAGTTCTAACTSCCTGATTACAATTCTAGTTCCAGTTCCATCTCTGCTTGCTTTAGTTCTAATTCTAACCCTGACTTCTTGTGTTCTGTCCTCTCCCGTCCAGCCGGCGGTCAATCTGATGGACACGTCCTCGTCCACCCCGGGCAGTGCTGGCATGCTGGACCGCTCCCGCATGGCGCTGTGCACATtcaccttcctcttcctctccctcaatCCCCTGGCTGCCATGTTGTGTGGAGGGATGGGCTCCAGCACCACCTCTAACAACCATGCAGTGCATCCTGGGACAGGCAGGAACATGTTGGGCCTAGACAACGCAGGTATGGAGGGAAAGAGATAGGGTGGCGgaggtgtgtatctgtgtgtcttaCTCCTAGTGAGTTCATCTAATACTCCCATGTGTATTTTCTAGTAAGTCCATCTCTTCtttgtctgtgcgtgtgtttgtgtgcgtgtctcCAAAACTCattatgtgttgttgtgtgtccaaAAGTCATTCTGTGTGGGTGTCTCAAAgtcatcctctctctgtgttctcctaGCTGACTCGTGGGGCTGGATGGACTGGGTGCTACCCACTCTGTTGGTGTGGCTGCTGAATGGTGTGCTGGTGGCTGGGGTTCTGGTCAGAGTGTTGGTCTATGGAGAGCCAGTCACCAGGCCTCACTCTGGATCCTCTGTGCTGTTCTGGAGGCACCGCAAGCAGGCAGACCTCGACCTGGCACGGGTGAGAATATGGAGAATGTGATTTCgtcaaaatggcatcctatttcctatatagtgcactaccttccaaagtagtgcactaYgtagggaatagggtgtatgGTGTTCACTCACTgctatacagtggttcttccttttaAAAGTTGCAAGCTTATGCTGCGACcgttagtggtagatggtggcattctgtcattgcaccacactatcacaagggggagttagaacgctgatctatcggtagtctaaactgtggcacaaattgactGTCTTTTCCTAAATTAATGGAAGCGTTTTCAGTCTGAGAGTCTcctctggcactagagtcctgcatctggcaacaacaaaaaaactgtcgGTGTGCCTGGAGTTAAGAGAGtacttgggtaaatacaatgggGGACTTACACTTGACATTTCCCAAAAATAggcacggtgggcttttggtttctctcactctaaatgcagaaataaataattcaaaataacaaaactggctatatttacaaattattaagaatgtctcaccccatgttcaagaatggcctttttcccttaaTGTTCGAARTTAGCGCCGCTCTGCCGCGGAGCAGCGCCACAGAGTTCTATTGAGCACTGACCACTTTTTGATCATGCCTATGATGACATTCCATTCACTCTAAACATGCTAAATTCTCAGAGTAAATCGTTGGTAACCTTTGAACCATATATGGTAGAGGCATGGGGTTTGGACTATTGATTTTCTGACAGAATTTTCTATTGGATGGACATATTTCTATAAACCTTAAATTAATTAAGAATTGTATGGGTGAACAGTCGGAAGCTCATGaggtcaacaaacacacacacacacacRCACMCatccccgccacacacacacccctttccCCCAACCTTCCATACTTACCCACCACTctcaaccccctctctccctcccccaataGGGAGACTTTGCCCAGGCCAGTCAGAACCTATGGACCTGCCTCAAGGCCCTGGGTCGCCCCTTACCCACCTCTCAGTTGGACCTGGCCTGTGCCGCCCTGTGGGCCCTGCTCCGCCTCTGCCTCCAGCGACTAGGGGTGGGTCGCTGGTTGGCTGCCAGGGCCGGGGGGCTCCGCGCCAGGGGGCTCCGGGAGGATGCGTGCAAGAGCAGCCGCGACGCTGCCCTGGTCTACCACCGCCTGCACCAGCTGCACATGACCGGTAGGTGGAAATTGGAAACTGGACTTGGCCTGTGGCTCAAATGCTAAGGGTAAGGCTAACCTTGTCTACTCACTCTGAGACAATGTTACTAGCTAGTTGATTGATATGATTTAAGTGTCATACACCTACCGGTACCCAGCCCACATGGGCTTACAAGACACTacagaacaaaataacattttacatttacattttacattttagtcatttagcagacgctcttatccagagtgacttacagtagagtgcatacattttattacatttttacatactgagacaaggatatccctaccggccaaaccctccctaccggccaaaccctccctaacccggacgacgctatgccaattgtgcgtcgccccacggatctcccggttgcggccggctgcgacagagcctgggcgcgaacccagcccagcctgggcgcgaaccagagactctggtggcgcagctgcactgcgatgcagtgccctagaccactgcgccacccggagaaGCAAATATATGCATACAGTGATCATTGCcggtacagctaccatctagctgCACTACACAACCGGCTACCATCTAGCCGCGCTACACACCCGGCTACCATCTAGCCGCGGCTACACACCCGGCTACCATCTAGCCGCCCTACACAACCGGCTACCATCTAGCCGCGCTACACACCCGGCTACCATCTACCGCGCTACACACCCGGTACCATCTAGCCGCCGCTACACACCGGCTACCATCTAGCCGCCCTACACAACCGGCTACCATCTAGCCGCCCTACACACCCGGCTACCATCTAGCCGCGCTACACACCGCACCATCTAGCGCCCTACACAACGGCTACCATCTAGCCGCGCTACACACCGGCTACCATCTAGCCGCGCTACACACCCGGCTACCATCTAGCCGCCTACACACCCGGCTACCATCTAGCCGCGCTACACACCCGGCTACCATCTAGCCGCCCTACACAACCGGCTACCATCTAGCCGCGCTACACACCCGGCTACCATCTAGCCGCGCTACACAACCGGCTACCATCTAGCCGCGCTACACACCCGGCTACCATCTAGCCGCCTACACCGGCTACCATCTAGCCGCGCTACACAACCGGCTACATCTAGCCGCGCTACACACCCGCTACCATCTAGCCGCCCTAACAACCGCACATCTAGCGCGCTACACACCGCTACCATCTAGCCGCTACACAACCGGCTACCATCTACGCGCTACACACCCGCTCCACTAGCCGCCTACACAACCGGCTACCATCTAGCGCGCTACACCAACAATACATTTTCCTTCTCCTCCAGGCATTAtgaacaaactgagcaatctcaAACATGCCTGTCTGAAACAGAATTTAAGCCTGTGCTCGTCCGTAACAGAATACCTCAGGGTTGTCACCAACATGTCCCTGCTTGCCCGTAACCAGAATACCTCAGGGTTGTCACCAACGTGTCCCGTAACCAGAATACTCAGGGTTGTCACCAACAGTGTCCCGTAACCAGAATACCTCAGGGTTGTCACCAACGTGTCCCGTAACCAGAATACCTCAGGGTTGTCACCAACGTTCCCGTAACCAGAATACCTCAGGTTGTCACCAACGTGTCCCCGTAACCAGAATACTCAGGGTTGTCACCAACATGTCCCTGCTTGCCCGTAACCAGAATACCTCAGGGTTGTCACCAACATGTCCCTGCTTGTCACGTAACCAGAATACCTCAGGGTTGCCACCGACGTGTCCGTAACCAGAATACCTCAGGTTGTCACCAACATTCCCTGCTTGTCACGTAACCAGAATACCTCAGGGTTGCCACCGACGTGCACGTAACCAGAATACCTCAGGGTTGTCACCGACGTGTCCGTAACCGAATACCTCAGGGTTGTCACCAACGTGCCCGTAACCAGAATACCTCGGGTCGTCACGACGTGTCCCGTAACCAGAAAACCTCAGGGTTGTCACCAACGTGCCCGTAACCAGAATACCTCCGGTCGTCACCGACGTGTCCCGTAACCAGAATACCTCGGGTCGTCACTGACGTGTCCCGTAACCAGAATACCTCCGGGTCGCCACCGACGTGTCCCGTAACCAGAATACCTCCGGGTCGTCACCGACGTGTCCCGTAACCAGAATACCTCGGGGTTGTCACCGACGTGTCCCGTAACCAGAATACCTCCGGGTCGTCACCGACGTGCCCGTAACCAGAATACCTCGGGTTGTCACCGACGTGTCCCGTAACCAGAATACCTCGGGTCGTCACCGACGTGTCCGTAACCAGAATACCTCGGGGTTGTCACCGACGTGTCCCGTAACCAGAATACCTCGGGGTCGTCACCGACGTGTCACGTAACCAGAATACCTCGGGGTGTCACCGACGTGTCCCGTAACCAGAAATACCTCCGGGTCGTCACCGACGTGTCCCGTAACCAGAATACCCGGGGTCGTCACCGACGTGTCCGTAACCAGAATACCTCGGGTTGTCACCGACGTGGTCCCGTAACCAGAATACCTCAGGGTCGTCACCGACGTGCCCGTAACCAGAATACCTCAGGGTCGTCACCGACTGCCCGTAACCAGAATACCTCCGGGTCGTCACCGACGTGTCCCGTAACCAGAAAACCTCAGGTTTCACCGACGTGTCCCGTAACCAGAATACCTCGGGGTCGTCACCGACGTGTCACGTAACCAGAATACCTCGGGTTGTCACCGACGTGTCCCGTAACCAGAATACCTCCGGGTCGTCACCGACGTCCCGTAACCAGAATACCTCGGGGTCGTCACCGACGTGTCACGTAACCAGAATACTCGGGGTTGTCACCGACGTGTCCCGTAACCAGAATACCTCAGGGTCGTCACCGACGTGCCCCGTAACCAGAATACCTCAGGGTCGTCACCGACGTGCCCGTAACCAGAATACCTCCGGGTCGTCACCGACGTGTCCCGTAACCAGAAAACCTCAGGGTTGTCACCGACGTGTCCCGTAACCAGAATACCTCCGGGTCGTCACCGACGTGTCCCGTAACCAGAATACCTCGGGTGTCACCGACGTGTCCCGTAACCAGAATACCTCCGGTGTCGCCACCGACGTGTCCCGTAACCAGAATACCTCCGGGTCGTCACCGACGTGTCCCGTAACCAGAATACTCCAGGTCGCCACCGACGTGTCCCGTAACCAGAATACCTCGGGTTGTCACCGACGTGTCCCGTAACCAGAATACCTCGGGTTGTCACTGATGTGTCCCGTAACCAGAATACCTCTCCGGTCGTCACCGACGTGTCCCGTAACCAGAATACCTCCGCGGTTGTCACCGACGTGTCCCGTAACCAGAATACCTCCAGGTCGTCACTGACGTGTCTCAGATCCTCATACAGAGGCaataaaacaaaacactaaatgGATTCAGATTTCCCAAGATCACACAGTAGGTACATTCTCTCCTCTGCAGTACTACTGTCCAATATAGAGTTATCCACTAGCTCCCTACTCCTACACACTTTATGTAGACCTGAGAGGAGTGGATACATGTTTTCAGGAGTCTTTGtcagaaagacctgtgtgttttctgtgtttgtTCAGCCAAGCTGTCTAtaatcaacgtgtgtgtgtgtgtgtgtgtgtgtgtgtgtgtgtgtgtgtgtgtgtgtgtgtgtgtgtgtgtgtgtgtgtgtgtgaaggtaagCTGGGTGGTAGCCACCTGTCTGCGGTTCACATGGCTCTGAGTGCTGTAAACCTGGCAGAGTGTTCAGGCTCCTGTCTCCCCGTGGCCACGCTAGGAGAGGTCTACGTCTCTGCAGCCCTACGAGTCAAAGCCAGCCTACCCAGACTCCTTCACTTCTCCTCCGTGAGTAACCAAGTTTGGTTACCAAGTGGTGtttgtgagagagggggagagagagaggctatggCTATAATGTGTGGTTTGTTGCTCAGTGTATCGTGTGTGTCGGTCTCTTGTATTCTCTACCTCTGTACTCACTCCTgtatctccatgtctctctccatccccagcGTGTGTTCCTGAGCAGTGCCCGCCAGGCGTGTCTTTCCTCCAGTGGCAGTGTCCCCCCGGCCATGCAGTGGCTCTGTCACCCTCTGGGCCACCGCTTCTTTGTGGATGGGGACTGGGCCGTCCGCAGCACCCCCAAAGATAGCATCTACAGCCAGGCAGGGAACacaggtcagtactgtagacACACCTGCTGCGCtggcggaactagaagcacaagcatttcactacacccgcaacaacatctgctaaacacgtgtatgtgaccaataccatttgatttgaccACCCCACAcactgtctgcgtcccaaatagcaccttattccctggtatatagtgtactactattgaccagagcccctcAGAAGAATGAGCATTGAGAGGCTCTACAGGTGGACAGCTTGTGTCTTTATGAAAGGAAGCACCTGTCATGGAAACTGGTTATGATGAAAGCAATATGGGCAACACATGTTTTCATTGGCTAAATTGGTTGCCATGACTATGCTAACCCTAATtcttgtctctctatctgtctccgtAGTGGACCCCCTGGCCCAGGTGACCCAGGCCTTTAGGGAACACCTGTTGGAGAAGGCTCTGTACTGTGTGGCCCAGCCCCGCGGGGAGAAGASCCCCAGTGATGGAGAGGGGTAGGTGCAACACACAATAGTGTTCTCAGGTTATCTTCACAAGTCTTAAAAGTTGCCCKTATCAATCCCACAGAATTTTAGCCAGTGGTGGCTGAAGTTAGCTGACGTTTCTAGTGGCTGTAAAAAAATATTTWAAAAaggcccatagactactttcagggtgtGGAGAACCATCTAACATTGAGTTGTAAAATACAGAATGTTGACTTAAAATAAGGCCtaaaatatgaatacattttcttAAATTGTCTACAATCCCTTTTTGAACAAGCCTTTTACGTGTGTGTTCAATGAGAACTAATTGTCTTTTAAGTACTTTTaactaactacagttgaagtcggaagattacatacaccttagtcaaatacatttaaactcagtttttcacaattcctgacatttaatccaattaacaattccctgtctaaggtcagttaggatcaccactttattttttagaatgtgaaatgtcagaataatagtagagtgatttatttcagttttatttctttcatcacattcacagtgggtcagaagtttacatacactcaattagtaattggtagcattgcctttaaattgtttaacttgggtcaaatgtttcaggtagcMTTCCaccaacttcccacaataagttgggtgaattttggcccattcctccttacagagctggtgtaactgaatcagttttttaaaaaccttttttttttaactaggcccGCCCCGCCAGGCCGCCAAGTCAGTtaaaagaacaaattattattttcagtgatgacctaggaacagtgggttaactgccttgttcagggcagaacgacagatttgtaccttgtcagcttggggattcgatagTGCAACCTTTCGTAATAGttaaacgctctaaccactaggctaccttccgcccctACCTGCcgcggtttgtaggcctccttgctcacacgcttttcagttctgcccacacattttctatggattgaggtcaggctttgtgatggcctctccaataccttgactttgttgtccttaagccattttgccacaactttggaagtatgcttggggtcattggtccatttggaaagacccatttgcgaccaagctttaactatactgactgatgtcttgagatgttgcgtcaatatatccacatcattttccgtcctcatgatgccatcttattttgtgaagtgcaccagtccttcctgcagcaaagcaccccca
Proteins encoded:
- the LOC112078866 gene encoding LOW QUALITY PROTEIN: sterol regulatory element-binding protein 1 (The sequence of the model RefSeq protein was modified relative to this genomic sequence to represent the inferred CDS: deleted 1 base in 1 codon) — translated: MDTSSSTPGSAGMLDRSRMALCTFTFLFLSLNPLAAMLCGGMGSSTTSNNHAVHPGTGRNMLGLDNAADSWGWMDWVLPTLLVWLLNGVLVAGVLVRVLVYGEPVTRPHSGSSVLFWRHRKQADLDLARGDFAQASQNLWTCLKALGRPLPTSQLDLACAALWALLRLCLQRLGVGRWLAARAGGLRARGLREDACKSSRDAALVYHRLHQLHMTGKLGGSHLSAVHMALSAVNLAECSGSCLPVATLGEVYVSAALRVKASLPRLLHFSSRVFLSSARQACLSSSGSVPPAMQWLCHPLGHRFFVDGDWAVRSTPKDSIYSQAGNTVDPLAQVTQAFREHLLEKALYCVAQPRGEKXPSDGEGEYADAFWVPSAVWTSALKTLLGANTESFAIRSSMATVTALSVSPQVVQLLLCDLLLVMRTNVWRLQQSSSPGGLSLQASPAELHGFQQDLSSLRKLAQSFRPAMRRLFLHEATARLMAGASPTRTHQLLDRSLRRRATPGAKTEECEMRPGQREQAEAVMLACRYLPPSFLSAPGQRVGMLADAARTLEKLGDKRTLHDCQQMIIKLGSGTTVTSA